From Anomalospiza imberbis isolate Cuckoo-Finch-1a 21T00152 chromosome 6, ASM3175350v1, whole genome shotgun sequence, one genomic window encodes:
- the TALDO1 gene encoding transaldolase, translated as MSVSPVKRQKMESALDQLKHHTTVVADTGDFNAIDEYKPLDATTNPSLILAAAQMPAYQKLVDDAVAYGKKLGGSEEEQIKNASDKLFVLFGAEILKRIPGRVSTEVDARLSFDKEGMIQRARRLIDLYKEVGVGKDRILIKLSSTWEGIQAGRVLEAEYGIHCNMTLLFSFAQAVACAEAGVTLISPFVGRILDWYVANGDKKTYEPSEDPGVKSVTKIYNYYKKFGYKTIVMGASFRNTGQIKALTGCDYLTISPKLLAELSKEHVKLTPTLSVKEAQACDLEKIHLDEKAFRWQHNEDQMAVEKLSDGIRRFAADAVKLERMLKERMFSAENGK; from the exons ATGTCGGTGTCCCCCGTGAAGCGGCAGAAGATGGAGTCGGCGCTGGACCAGCTCAAGCACCACACCACGGTGGTGGCCGACACCGGGGATTTCAACG ccATAGATGAGTACAAGCCCCTGGATGCCACCACAAACCCCTCCCTGATCCTTGCTGCGGCTCAGATGCCGGCATACCAGAAGCTTGTGGATGATGCTGTTGCCTACGGGAAGAAGCTTGGTGG GTCAGAAGAGGAGCAGATCAAAAATGCTTCTGACAAACTTTTTGTGTTATTTGGAGCTGAAATCCTGAAGAGGATACCTGGCCGTGTGTCCACAGAAGTAGATGCAAG GTTGTCCTTTGATAAGGAAGGAATGATTCAAAGGGCGAGGCGCCTCATCGACCTCTACAAGGAAGTAGGAGTTGGTAAAGATCGGATTCTCATCAAGCTCTCTTCAACATGGGAAGGCATCCAGGCTGGCAG GGTTCTGGAGGCCGAGTATGGGATTCACTGCAACATGACCTTGCTGTTCTCCTTTGCTCAGGCCGTTGCCTGTGCTGAAGCTGGAGTTACTCTGATTTCCCCGTTCGTGGGACGGATCCTGGACTGGTATGTTGCAAATGGAGACAAGAAAACCTATGAGCCTTCAGAGGATCCAG GAGTGAAGAGTGTCACCAAGATCTATAACTACTACAAAAAGTTTGGGTACAAAACCATCGTGATGGGTGCCTCGTTTCGCAACACGGGCCAGATCAAAGCGCTCACGGGCTGTGACTATCTCACCATTTCACCCAagctcctggcagagctcagcaaAGAGCATGTCAAGTTAACTCCCACACTCAGTGTCAAAGAGG CTCAGGCGTGCGATCTTGAGAAGATCCACCTGGACGAGAAGGCATTCCGCTGGCAGCACAACGAAGACCAAATGGCTGTGGAAAAGCTCTCCGATGGGATCAGGAGATTTGCTGCAGATGCAGTTAAGCTGGAGAGGATGTTAAAG GAGCGAATGTTCAGCGCTgagaatggaaaataa